Proteins encoded together in one Chrysemys picta bellii isolate R12L10 chromosome 22, ASM1138683v2, whole genome shotgun sequence window:
- the LOC135977023 gene encoding uncharacterized protein LOC135977023: protein MQSSPAVMAVQSVNRKNAPAWTDREVLDLIAVWGDESVLSELRSKRRNAKIYEKISKDMAERGYSRDATQCRVKIKELRQGYQKTKEANGRSGSHPQTSRFYEALHSILGAAATTTPPVTVDSEDGILSTAGSSDMLGDGEDEEGDEEGEAVGSSHNADFPDSQDLFITLTEIPYEASPAVTPDTESGEGSATPSATLSQPSLESHSQRLARIRRRKKRTREDMFSELMASSQAQAAQQTQWRENLTRMHQANMDREERWRQEDQQATQTLLGLLREQTDTLRRLVDVLQERRQEDRAPLQSMSNRPPPPPSPIPTSPKVQRRRGGRVPAKSHSTPAESSSSRRLSFPKI, encoded by the exons atgcagagctctccagcagtgatggccgtgcagtctgtgaatagaaagaatgccccagcatggactgatcgtgaagtcttggatctcatcgctgtgtggggcgatgagtccgtgctttccgagctgcgatccaaaagaaggaatgcaaagatctacgagaagatctctaaagacatggcagagagaggatacagccgggatgcaacgcagtgccgcgtgaaaatcaaggagctgagacaaggctaccagaagaccaaagaggcaaacggacgctccggatcccatccccagacatcccgtttctacgaagcactgcattccatcctcggtgcggccgccaccactaccccaccagtgaccgtggactctgaggatgggatactgtccacggccggttcctcggacatgttaggggacggggaagatgaggaaggagatgaggagggcgaggcagtcggcagctctcacaacgctgatttccccgacagccaggatctcttcatcacccttacagagatcccctacgaagcgtccccagccgttaccccggacacagaatctggtgaaggatcagcca ccccgtctgcgactctctcacaacctagcctggaatcacactcccagaggctagcgcggattaggcgtaggaagaagaggacacgggaggacatgttctctgagcttatggcctcttcccaagcccaggcagcacagcagacccagtggcgggagaacttgacccgaatgcaccaagccaacatggatcgggaggagaggtggcggcaggaagaccagcaggcgactcaaacgctgcttggactactgagggagcaaacggacacgctccggcgccttgtggatgttctgcaggaacggaggcaggaagacagagccccgctgcagtccatgtctaaccgccctcccccgccaccaagtcccatacccacctcacccaaagtgcaaagaaggagaggcggcagagtccctgctaagtctcactccacccctgcagagagctctagtagcagaaggctctcatttcccaaaatttga